From one Lycium ferocissimum isolate CSIRO_LF1 chromosome 7, AGI_CSIRO_Lferr_CH_V1, whole genome shotgun sequence genomic stretch:
- the LOC132064443 gene encoding pentatricopeptide repeat-containing protein At4g38150-like, with protein MAGIIIARYARLVSPYALRFHHSFQTQIPNTVSSFSLLSTIRPFSTTTTTPETPISNTPTPPPQKRNTLVNFSLSDSDDSDSDAETKEVAKPQIDKSKLPPPYDPFNKKPVIDEPQDPTNLQEVFQNIRSDGLINNAVKMFDGLSKDGLTHEALELFSQIKDKNQMTDVVAHTAVIEAYANARQHKEAHKVYLRMLSSGVLPNAYTYSVLIKALAESGEEKFVKEAKKYVLEMVEKRGMKPNAGICLASFEGLVKAGMEEEGKDLLEIVKRNGAVPEESKMKEALKNKRGLLYRTIMQVFYAK; from the coding sequence ATGGCCGGAATAATCATTGCCCGTTACGCCCGTTTGGTTTCCCCTTATGCCCTTCGTTTCCACCACTCTTTCCAAACCCAAATCCCAAACACAGTCTCTTCTTTTTCACTACTCTCCACAATCAGACCATTTTCCACCACTACCACTACCCCAGAAACGCCCATTTCCAATACCCCAACTCCACCTCCTCAAAAGCGCAACACGCTAGTCAATTTCTCTTTATCCGACTCAGATGACTCTGATTCTGATGCGGAGACAAAGGAGGTAGCGAAACCACAGATAGATAAGTCCAAATTACCACCACCATACGACCCATTTAACAAGAAACCCGTAATCGACGAACCCCAAGACCCAACAAACTTACAAGAAGTATTTCAAAACATACGTTCAGATGGACTAATCAACAATGCAGTTAAGATGTTCGACGGATTGTCAAAGGACGGGTTAACCCACGAGGCTTTAGAACTATTCTCTCAAATCAAAGACAAGAATCAAATGACAGATGTGGTGGCCCACACAGCGGTTATCGAGGCATACGCGAATGCCAGGCAGCACAAGGAAGCTCATAAGGTGTACTTAAGGATGCTTTCATCGGGGGTGCTTCCGAACGCGTATACGTATAGCGTTTTGATTAAGGCGTTGGCGGAGAGTGGAGAAGAAAAGTTTGTGAAAGAGGCGAAGAAGTATGTGTTGGAGATGGTGGAGAAAAGGGGAATGAAGCCAAATGCGGGTATTTGTTTGGCTAGTTTTGAAGGGTTGGTGAAGGCAGGAATGGAGGAAGAAGGGAAAGATTTGTTGGAGATAGTGAAGAGGAATGGAGCTGTGCCTGAAGAAAGTAAGATGAAGGAGGCGTTGAAGAATAAAAGGGGGTTGCTTTATAGGACTATAATGCAGGTTTTCTATGCCAAATGA